From one Marmota flaviventris isolate mMarFla1 chromosome 1, mMarFla1.hap1, whole genome shotgun sequence genomic stretch:
- the Cabp1 gene encoding calcium-binding protein 1 isoform X2: protein MRQEEKTSYMVVQTSEEGLAASDELPGPLLMLAQNCAVMHNLLGPACIFLRKGFAENRQPDRSLRPEEIEELREAFREFDKDKDGYINCRDLGNCMRTMGYMPTEMELIELSQQINMNLGGHVDFDDFVELMGPKLLAETADMIGVKELRDAFREFDTNGDGEISTSELREAMRKLLGHQVGHRDIEEIIRDVDLNGDGRVDFEEFVRMMSR, encoded by the exons ATGCGCCAGGAGGAGAAGACCAGCTACATGGTGGTGCAGACGAGCGAGGAGGGGCTGGCAGCCAGTGATGAGCTCCCCGGACCGCTCCTGATGCTGGCCCAAAACTGCGCCGTCATGCACAACCTGCTGGGCCCTGCTTGTATTTTTCTGCGCAAGGGTTTCGCCGAGAACAGGCAGCCT GACAGATCACTGCGACCAGAGGAGATCGAAG AGCTACGAGAGGCCTTCCGAGAATTTGACAAGGACAAGGACGGCTACATCAACTGTCGGGACCTGGGCAACTGTATGCGCACCATGGGCTACATGCCCACCGAGATGGAGCTCATTGAGCTATCCCAGCAGATCAACATGAACC TGGGTGGCCATGTGGATTTTGATGACTTCGTGGAGCTAATGGGGCCTAAACTCCTGGCAGAGACGGCCGACATGATTGGAGTAAAGGAACTGAGAGATGCCTTTCGAGAG TTTGACACCAATGGTGACGGGGAGATAAGCACCAGTGAGTTGCGAGAGGCCATGAGGAAGCTCCTGGGTCATCAGGTGGGACACCGAGACATAGAGGAAATTATCCGAGATGTGGACCTCAATGGGGATGGACGAGTGGACTTTGAAG AGTTTGTCCGGATGATGTCCCGCTGA
- the Cabp1 gene encoding calcium-binding protein 1 isoform X1 codes for MGGGDGAAFKRPGDGARLQRVLGLGSRRAPRSLPAGGPAQRRTAPPPPGHASAGPAAMSSHIAKSESKTSLLKAATASGGSRAPRHGPAREPGLPGRRLPGACPSTPPPSGDPSSRRPLCRPVPREEGARGSRRGLPQAHCRPREALPAAASRPSPPSPLPPARGRDGEERGLSPALGLRGSLRAPGRGDSAPAAATEADPFLHRLHPMLSSAFGQDRSLRPEEIEELREAFREFDKDKDGYINCRDLGNCMRTMGYMPTEMELIELSQQINMNLGGHVDFDDFVELMGPKLLAETADMIGVKELRDAFREFDTNGDGEISTSELREAMRKLLGHQVGHRDIEEIIRDVDLNGDGRVDFEEFVRMMSR; via the exons ATGGGCGGTGGCGACGGGGCCGCATTTAAGCGGCCGGGGGACGGCGCCCGCCTCCAGCGCGTCCTCGGGCTTGGCTCCCGCCGGGCGCCCCGCTCTCTGCCCGCCGGGGGCCCCGCGCAGCGCCGCACCGCGCCGCCCCCGCCGGGCCATGCGAGCGCGGGCCCCGCCGCGATGAGCTCGCACATCGCCAAAAGCGAGTCCAAGACGTCGCTGCTGAAGGCGGCGACAGCGAGCGGGGGCAGCCGGGCTCCCCGCCACGGCCCTGCCCGGGAGCCGGGGCTGCCTGGCCGCCGGCTGCCCGGAGCCTGTCCGAGCACGCCGCCGCCGTCCGGGGACCCCAGTTCGCGGAGGCCCCTGTGCCGGCCGGTGCCGCGAGAGGAGGGCGCGCGGGGGAGCCGGCGCGGGCTCCCCCAGGCGCACTGCAGGCCCCGGGAGGCGCTGCCGGCTGCGGCGTCCCGACCTTCGCCGCCGTCGCCGCTGCCGCCAGCCCGCGGGCGGGATGGGGAGGAACGGGGGCTGTCCCCGGCGCTCGGCCTCCGGGGCTCACTGCGAGCCCCGGGTCGCGGGGACTCCGCTCCAGCCGCAGCGACTGAGGCGGACCCGTTCCTCCACCGGCTGCACCCCATGCTCAGCTCCGCCTTCGGCCAG GACAGATCACTGCGACCAGAGGAGATCGAAG AGCTACGAGAGGCCTTCCGAGAATTTGACAAGGACAAGGACGGCTACATCAACTGTCGGGACCTGGGCAACTGTATGCGCACCATGGGCTACATGCCCACCGAGATGGAGCTCATTGAGCTATCCCAGCAGATCAACATGAACC TGGGTGGCCATGTGGATTTTGATGACTTCGTGGAGCTAATGGGGCCTAAACTCCTGGCAGAGACGGCCGACATGATTGGAGTAAAGGAACTGAGAGATGCCTTTCGAGAG TTTGACACCAATGGTGACGGGGAGATAAGCACCAGTGAGTTGCGAGAGGCCATGAGGAAGCTCCTGGGTCATCAGGTGGGACACCGAGACATAGAGGAAATTATCCGAGATGTGGACCTCAATGGGGATGGACGAGTGGACTTTGAAG AGTTTGTCCGGATGATGTCCCGCTGA